One region of Paenibacillus polymyxa M1 genomic DNA includes:
- the plsY gene encoding glycerol-3-phosphate 1-O-acyltransferase PlsY: protein MILQIVAIVLSYLLGSVSFSLLYGKLKGIDIRQHGSGNAGATNTLRVLGKGPAILVLLLDVLKGVIAVLIGHWLGGESSWLPGLCGIAAIAGHNWPVYFHFRGGKGIATAIGVLASLALLPALYAGIIAILAIVITRYVSLGSLIFVILTPWILLVLGYAWPLFWTALIICLFAVWRHRTNIVKLARGNENKLGSKGGDRLV, encoded by the coding sequence TTGATTTTACAGATCGTTGCCATCGTACTCAGTTACTTGCTTGGCTCTGTCAGCTTTAGTTTGCTGTATGGAAAATTAAAAGGAATCGACATTCGCCAGCATGGAAGCGGCAATGCCGGTGCGACGAATACGCTGCGCGTGCTTGGAAAAGGCCCAGCTATTCTGGTACTGCTGCTGGACGTACTTAAAGGGGTTATTGCGGTGCTGATAGGGCACTGGTTGGGTGGTGAATCATCCTGGTTACCGGGTTTGTGTGGCATTGCGGCGATTGCGGGCCATAACTGGCCGGTATATTTTCACTTTCGCGGAGGCAAAGGGATTGCGACTGCCATTGGTGTATTGGCATCGCTTGCCTTGCTGCCGGCATTATATGCCGGAATCATTGCGATACTTGCCATCGTAATAACGCGTTATGTATCCCTGGGATCGCTAATTTTTGTTATTTTGACCCCTTGGATATTACTCGTACTTGGTTATGCTTGGCCGTTATTTTGGACAGCTCTAATCATTTGCCTGTTCGCTGTGTGGAGACACCGTACTAATATAGTCAAGTTGGCACGGGGAAATGAGAATAAGCTTGGCTCCAAAGGAGGAGATCGTCTTGTCTGA
- a CDS encoding NAD(P)H-dependent glycerol-3-phosphate dehydrogenase, translated as MSEKIAVLVAGSWGTALASVLATNNNDVSVWTRSEQQAAEINEKHTNEHYLPGSILSDRISATTDMQTAVSGAKAVIIVSPSSAARQVARSLKAHFTKDMLVVHAIKGFETETLKRMSTVISEELEIAEDDIAVLSGPSHAEEVVKKCPTTVVVASSNEKAAQAAQGLFMNSYFRVYTNRDLLGVELSGALKNIIALGAGMSDGLGFGDNAKAALLTRGLAEITRAGVEMGANPLTFAGLAGIGDLVVTATSRHSRNWRAGSLLGQGQQLDAVLESMGMVVEGIRTTKAAYAISQKLGVQMPITEVLYGVLFEGRDVRKAVEALMGRDPKTEMEVMPLQTWEQWHS; from the coding sequence TTGTCTGAGAAAATAGCTGTGCTGGTAGCAGGTAGTTGGGGAACAGCCCTAGCTTCCGTACTTGCGACCAATAACAACGATGTCTCTGTCTGGACGAGAAGCGAACAGCAAGCTGCTGAGATCAATGAGAAGCATACGAACGAGCATTATTTACCAGGCTCTATTTTGTCTGATCGCATTTCAGCTACAACGGATATGCAGACTGCGGTATCTGGAGCAAAAGCGGTGATCATCGTATCTCCTTCGTCTGCCGCTCGGCAGGTTGCACGTAGTTTGAAGGCTCATTTCACCAAGGATATGCTGGTAGTACATGCCATTAAGGGCTTTGAAACAGAGACACTCAAGCGTATGTCCACGGTGATCTCGGAAGAGCTGGAAATCGCGGAGGACGATATTGCCGTGCTATCAGGCCCGAGTCATGCGGAGGAAGTGGTGAAGAAATGTCCTACAACGGTTGTTGTAGCTTCTTCCAATGAGAAGGCAGCACAGGCTGCTCAGGGGCTGTTCATGAACTCCTATTTCCGCGTCTATACAAACCGGGATTTGCTCGGTGTCGAACTGTCCGGTGCTTTAAAAAACATTATCGCACTGGGTGCGGGAATGTCGGATGGACTTGGCTTCGGTGATAATGCTAAAGCGGCTTTGTTGACCCGTGGATTGGCTGAGATTACCCGTGCCGGAGTTGAGATGGGGGCTAATCCATTAACCTTTGCCGGACTTGCGGGTATAGGTGATTTAGTTGTGACGGCAACGAGTCGTCACAGCCGCAACTGGCGTGCAGGGTCATTATTGGGACAGGGCCAACAGCTTGATGCCGTACTGGAATCTATGGGTATGGTCGTAGAGGGAATTCGTACGACAAAAGCAGCATACGCTATCTCACAAAAATTAGGCGTTCAAATGCCTATTACAGAGGTGCTGTATGGAGTGTTGTTTGAAGGACGTGACGTCCGCAAAGCTGTTGAGGCATTAATGGGTCGGGATCCGAAAACCGAGATGGAAGTCATGCCGCTTCAAACTTGGGAGCAATGGCATTCATAA
- the cmk gene encoding (d)CMP kinase → MARQHASSINKINVAIDGPAGAGKSTVARLVAKALSYVYVDTGAMYRAATWYMMCKEISAENVQKVLQHVPELVIELVPDPTGQKVYCNGEDVTTVIRSMEVTSNVSQYSSIAGLRTRLTENQREMAARKGVVMDGRDIGTTVLPDAEVKVFMTASVQERASRRFKELSETDDITLEQLERDIAARDKFDEEREVSPLRCSEDAIVLDTTHMGIQDVVDTIVSYCLTEKDGEISQ, encoded by the coding sequence TTGGCAAGGCAACATGCATCTTCAATTAACAAAATAAATGTAGCCATTGATGGACCTGCTGGCGCAGGGAAAAGTACAGTGGCCCGCCTGGTGGCGAAAGCACTTTCCTATGTATATGTAGATACCGGAGCCATGTATCGAGCAGCAACGTGGTACATGATGTGCAAAGAAATTTCTGCAGAAAATGTACAAAAAGTGCTTCAACATGTACCTGAGCTGGTGATTGAATTAGTACCGGACCCCACAGGCCAAAAGGTTTATTGTAACGGGGAAGATGTAACCACTGTGATTCGTTCGATGGAAGTGACTAGCAATGTGTCACAGTATTCAAGTATTGCTGGTTTACGTACACGCTTGACCGAAAACCAGCGTGAAATGGCTGCGCGTAAGGGTGTCGTTATGGACGGACGCGATATTGGAACAACTGTGCTTCCCGATGCGGAAGTCAAAGTATTCATGACCGCAAGTGTTCAGGAACGTGCCTCACGTCGTTTTAAAGAACTGAGCGAAACTGATGATATCACTCTGGAACAGCTTGAACGTGACATTGCGGCACGTGATAAGTTTGATGAGGAGAGGGAGGTATCCCCGCTTCGTTGCAGTGAGGACGCCATCGTGCTTGATACGACCCATATGGGCATTCAGGATGTCGTTGATACGATCGTATCTTATTGCTTAACGGAGAAGGATGGAGAGATCAGCCAATGA
- a CDS encoding type II CAAX endopeptidase family protein — translation MKKLKVKWKRAQIHQLNDRLLLYNLYLTQGLTLLIGAIWIIFQKRNVFELFALPNTVHVLWWGLGLAAAMLLVDLLLSRIMPEDAMDDGGINQMLFQNRPVWHIICIAAIVSICEELLFRGAIQYSFGPYWTSILFAVIHIRYLRHWIPTGWVFLSSYGLGYIYVQTGSLWAPIICHFVIDLISGLALRFRRYEE, via the coding sequence ATGAAAAAGCTTAAAGTGAAATGGAAAAGAGCGCAAATTCATCAATTGAACGACCGCTTGCTGCTTTACAATTTGTATCTAACTCAGGGTCTGACCCTGCTGATTGGCGCAATCTGGATTATATTTCAGAAAAGAAATGTGTTTGAACTGTTTGCATTGCCCAACACTGTACACGTCTTATGGTGGGGATTGGGACTGGCGGCCGCTATGCTATTAGTAGATTTGCTGCTGTCTCGGATCATGCCTGAGGATGCCATGGATGACGGTGGTATTAACCAAATGCTGTTTCAAAATCGACCGGTTTGGCATATTATTTGTATAGCTGCTATCGTTTCCATCTGTGAGGAACTTTTGTTTAGAGGTGCGATTCAGTACAGCTTTGGTCCTTATTGGACAAGCATTTTGTTTGCGGTTATTCATATCCGATATTTACGGCACTGGATTCCCACGGGTTGGGTTTTCCTTAGCAGTTATGGATTGGGATATATATACGTGCAGACAGGCAGCCTGTGGGCACCGATCATTTGTCATTTTGTGATTGACCTTATATCTGGCTTAGCGTTACGTTTTCGGAGGTATGAAGAATGA
- the der gene encoding ribosome biogenesis GTPase Der, whose translation MARPVVAIVGRPNVGKSTIFNRIIGDRLSIVEDKPGITRDRIYGISEWNGKSFSIIDTGGIEIDGEDVILKSIRMQAELAIEEADVIVFMSDAKAGITQADEEVAQMLYRSGKPIIVAVNKVDNLSRADLIYEFYSYGFGDPIAVSGSHGTGIGDLLDAITSNLPELEEDHYDEDVIRVALIGRPNVGKSSLVNAILGEERVIVSDIAGTTRDAIDTPFEKDGQKYVLIDTAGMRKRGKVYETTEKYSVMRAMRAIERADVVLVVINGEEGIIEQDKHIAGYAYEAGKASLFVVNKWDVVDKDDKTMHQFETKIRDHFLFMTYAPIVFLSAKTKQRLQKLLPVVQHVAQQHVMRIQTHLLNDVISDAVAINPPPTDKGRRLRINYVTQVAVKPPTMVVFVNDPEIMHFSYERYLENKIRAAFNFEGTPIRIFTRRKSDES comes from the coding sequence ATGGCAAGACCCGTTGTGGCTATCGTTGGTCGTCCGAATGTGGGTAAGTCCACGATTTTTAATCGGATTATCGGGGATCGTTTGTCCATCGTGGAAGATAAACCGGGAATCACTCGTGACCGTATTTACGGTATATCGGAGTGGAATGGTAAATCCTTCAGTATTATTGACACCGGCGGCATTGAGATTGATGGTGAGGATGTTATCTTGAAGTCCATCCGTATGCAGGCCGAACTTGCAATAGAAGAAGCAGATGTTATTGTGTTCATGAGCGATGCAAAAGCAGGAATAACGCAAGCGGATGAAGAGGTAGCTCAAATGCTATATCGTTCGGGTAAACCGATCATCGTAGCAGTAAACAAGGTGGACAACCTCAGTCGCGCCGATCTGATCTATGAGTTTTATTCTTATGGATTTGGTGATCCAATTGCTGTTTCTGGTAGTCATGGCACAGGGATCGGTGATTTGTTGGATGCAATTACGTCCAATTTACCTGAGCTAGAAGAAGATCATTATGACGAAGACGTTATACGTGTGGCTTTGATCGGACGTCCGAATGTAGGTAAATCTTCACTCGTTAATGCCATTTTAGGAGAAGAACGGGTTATTGTCAGTGACATTGCAGGTACAACACGTGATGCAATTGACACGCCTTTTGAAAAAGACGGACAAAAGTATGTACTGATTGATACGGCAGGTATGCGCAAACGTGGTAAAGTATACGAAACGACAGAAAAATATAGTGTAATGCGTGCGATGCGTGCCATTGAGCGTGCAGATGTTGTACTGGTCGTTATTAACGGCGAGGAAGGCATCATTGAGCAGGATAAACACATTGCTGGCTATGCTTATGAAGCGGGTAAAGCCTCGTTGTTTGTCGTTAATAAATGGGATGTCGTAGATAAAGACGATAAAACGATGCACCAGTTTGAGACGAAAATCCGTGACCACTTTCTGTTCATGACCTATGCTCCGATTGTGTTCTTATCTGCAAAGACAAAGCAACGTCTGCAAAAGTTGCTTCCAGTTGTGCAGCATGTGGCACAGCAGCATGTCATGCGTATTCAGACACATCTGCTGAATGATGTCATTTCCGACGCGGTTGCCATCAATCCACCACCAACAGATAAGGGCCGTCGTCTGCGTATTAACTATGTGACTCAGGTTGCTGTTAAACCGCCTACGATGGTTGTATTCGTAAATGATCCAGAGATAATGCACTTCTCTTACGAGCGTTATCTGGAGAACAAAATTCGCGCCGCCTTTAATTTTGAAGGAACTCCAATTCGTATATTTACCCGGCGCAAGTCTGACGAAAGTTAG
- the rpsA gene encoding 30S ribosomal protein S1 yields MSEEIKNQEAAEAANQDELDQIVSLKKGDTVKGTIVKLEDNQAVVSIGYKYDGVIPIRELSSGLDNAEEAVQVGQEVEARIISIDDGKEKLVLSKRAIDSENAWEKLEQLFESKEVFEVVVNDVVKGGIVVDVGLRGFIPASMVERHFVEDFSDYKGRTLRVVVKELDRENNKVILSQKDVLEAEFEANKLKVMAELKEGQEIVGTVQRLTQFGAFVDVGGVDGLVHVSEIAWTHVDKPSDAVSEGDQVKVKVLKVDPEKGKISLSMKAAQPGPWESAAGQFNNNDIVTGVVKRLVNFGAFVEIAPGVEGLVHISQISHKHIGTPQEVLEEGQEVKVKILEMNPSEKRVSLSIKETEEAPEAAPKAERAPRASRAPREELNNPNVSLNNSGLSITLGERFGDKLNKFK; encoded by the coding sequence ATGTCGGAAGAAATTAAAAATCAAGAAGCTGCTGAAGCGGCAAATCAAGACGAGCTCGATCAAATCGTTTCCCTGAAAAAAGGTGACACCGTTAAGGGTACAATTGTGAAATTGGAAGATAACCAAGCGGTAGTAAGCATTGGATATAAATACGATGGAGTTATTCCAATTCGCGAATTGTCTTCTGGTCTGGATAATGCAGAAGAAGCAGTACAAGTAGGCCAAGAGGTTGAAGCTAGAATTATCAGCATCGACGACGGCAAGGAAAAACTTGTTCTGTCCAAACGTGCAATCGACAGTGAAAATGCTTGGGAAAAGTTGGAGCAACTGTTCGAAAGCAAAGAAGTATTTGAAGTTGTTGTGAATGATGTTGTTAAAGGCGGCATCGTAGTAGACGTGGGTCTGCGCGGATTCATCCCTGCATCCATGGTAGAACGCCATTTTGTTGAAGATTTCAGTGATTACAAAGGCCGCACATTGCGTGTTGTTGTAAAAGAACTGGATCGTGAAAACAACAAAGTGATCCTTTCCCAAAAAGACGTTCTGGAAGCAGAATTCGAAGCTAACAAGCTTAAAGTAATGGCTGAGCTGAAAGAAGGACAAGAAATTGTTGGTACGGTTCAACGTCTTACTCAGTTTGGTGCTTTCGTAGATGTTGGCGGAGTGGACGGTCTGGTTCACGTATCTGAAATTGCTTGGACTCATGTTGATAAGCCTTCTGACGCTGTTTCCGAAGGAGATCAAGTGAAAGTGAAAGTCTTGAAAGTAGATCCTGAAAAAGGAAAAATCAGCCTGAGCATGAAAGCTGCACAGCCTGGTCCTTGGGAATCGGCTGCTGGACAATTCAATAACAATGACATCGTAACTGGTGTTGTTAAACGTTTGGTTAACTTCGGTGCATTCGTTGAGATTGCTCCTGGTGTGGAAGGTTTGGTTCATATTTCTCAAATTTCCCACAAACACATTGGAACTCCACAAGAAGTTCTGGAAGAAGGACAAGAAGTTAAAGTTAAAATTCTTGAAATGAATCCTTCTGAAAAACGTGTTAGCCTGAGCATTAAAGAAACTGAGGAAGCTCCTGAAGCCGCTCCAAAAGCAGAAAGAGCACCACGTGCATCTCGCGCGCCTCGTGAGGAACTGAATAATCCTAACGTTTCCCTCAACAATTCCGGACTGAGCATTACGCTTGGCGAGCGTTTTGGCGATAAGCTGAACAAATTTAAATGA
- the prsW gene encoding glutamic-type intramembrane protease PrsW, whose product MLLFSVLAAATAPGLALLMYFYLKDRYDSEPLHMVIKVFLLGFLVVLPVMIFQRGLLIWLGDDTLIQVFGISAGVEEFFKWFLLYHIIYNHTEFDEPYDGILYAAAVSLGFATVENLLYAWAGHASISMMLMRSLLPVSGHAMFGVMMGYYMGKAKFSVDLKSKYMLLLSLVLPWFWHGVYDLILTKFSHDWIWFIIPLMAFLWYGGMAKISRANNRSPFRMLKREEKVNM is encoded by the coding sequence GTGCTTCTGTTTTCTGTTTTAGCGGCAGCTACAGCGCCGGGTCTCGCCTTATTGATGTACTTTTACTTAAAGGATCGCTATGATTCGGAGCCCCTGCACATGGTTATTAAAGTATTTTTGCTCGGTTTTTTAGTGGTGCTTCCGGTCATGATTTTTCAACGTGGGCTGCTGATTTGGCTAGGAGATGACACTTTAATTCAGGTGTTCGGTATTTCCGCTGGAGTGGAAGAGTTTTTTAAATGGTTCCTGCTGTATCACATCATCTATAACCATACGGAGTTCGACGAGCCTTATGATGGGATATTGTATGCAGCTGCAGTCTCACTCGGGTTTGCGACGGTTGAAAATCTGTTATATGCCTGGGCGGGGCATGCTTCGATCAGCATGATGTTAATGAGATCCTTGCTACCGGTATCCGGTCATGCGATGTTTGGGGTTATGATGGGCTACTATATGGGGAAAGCCAAGTTTTCGGTAGACCTGAAGAGTAAATATATGCTGCTTCTGTCATTAGTGCTTCCATGGTTTTGGCACGGAGTATATGATTTAATTTTAACGAAATTTTCACACGACTGGATCTGGTTTATCATTCCACTGATGGCATTTCTATGGTATGGAGGGATGGCAAAAATCAGTCGAGCGAATAATCGTTCTCCTTTTCGAATGTTAAAACGGGAAGAAAAGGTTAATATGTAA
- a CDS encoding polysaccharide deacetylase family protein, which translates to MGTKTAAILLTACLLLSACTATKPESADSSNHQDSVTSNSSNSAKGQSSISSPKGSSKQADSDEQKSVSTTNTQNDKTAVESNGTTVSTTAVTTNKMYHLDKAYNVIPNQQGAEKRVVLLTFDDGPKEAVMINKIIDILDKHKAKAIFFVNGYRVKEHPELLKLIHDRGQPIGNHSWDHIVLKNKSEAEVKKQIETVQKIVKDTTGQAPVFFRPPHGAGGDVGRKVAKENGLLYMTWSVGSLDWTMKKNQPHKTETLLKNVTEQLHPGSNILMHELPWTVEALDSLLTRLEQKGYQFVDPQSIEIPAI; encoded by the coding sequence ATGGGTACAAAAACAGCAGCCATTTTGCTAACAGCATGTCTGCTGCTTAGTGCTTGCACTGCGACGAAGCCCGAATCTGCGGATTCCAGTAACCATCAGGATTCAGTAACTTCTAATTCAAGTAACAGTGCCAAAGGTCAAAGCAGTATATCTTCCCCAAAAGGAAGCAGTAAGCAAGCAGACAGTGATGAGCAAAAATCAGTGAGTACAACAAATACACAAAATGACAAAACCGCCGTTGAGAGCAACGGAACTACAGTTTCGACAACTGCGGTTACCACTAACAAAATGTATCACTTGGACAAAGCTTATAATGTAATTCCTAACCAACAAGGTGCCGAAAAAAGAGTGGTGTTGCTGACTTTTGATGATGGTCCGAAGGAAGCGGTCATGATTAACAAAATCATAGATATTTTGGATAAGCACAAGGCAAAAGCGATTTTCTTCGTAAACGGTTATCGTGTAAAAGAACATCCTGAGTTGCTTAAGCTTATCCATGATCGTGGACAGCCCATTGGCAACCATAGCTGGGACCACATCGTTCTCAAGAACAAGTCTGAGGCTGAGGTCAAAAAACAGATTGAAACGGTACAAAAAATCGTTAAAGATACTACAGGCCAAGCACCCGTATTCTTTCGTCCGCCTCATGGTGCTGGTGGAGACGTAGGTCGCAAGGTGGCGAAGGAAAATGGGCTCTTGTATATGACATGGTCCGTTGGTTCTCTGGACTGGACGATGAAAAAAAATCAACCTCATAAAACGGAGACACTTCTCAAAAACGTAACAGAACAACTTCATCCAGGCAGCAATATTTTGATGCATGAACTGCCATGGACAGTGGAGGCACTGGACAGTCTATTGACGCGCCTTGAGCAGAAGGGTTATCAATTTGTCGATCCACAAAGCATTGAGATTCCTGCCATTTAA
- a CDS encoding genetic competence negative regulator, with the protein MKIERLSQDKIRIFLTFDDLSERGIQKDDMWQEIPRVHELFTEMMDQAYSELGFDATGPLAVEVFALPAQGMVVIVTRGKYDHQQYGSGPDEELPEEVYEMEVTMEHSDSIVYAFSDFEVLIEAAHMLRSNTTEAGKLYHYRGKWILHLEPEEVEESKLAALIAILAEFGEGSSVTPAMLEEYGKLVIPEQAVAVICTHFDSRS; encoded by the coding sequence ATGAAAATAGAAAGATTAAGTCAGGACAAGATACGGATTTTCCTTACCTTTGACGATTTGAGCGAACGGGGTATCCAAAAAGATGATATGTGGCAAGAAATTCCTAGAGTTCATGAGCTGTTTACTGAAATGATGGATCAGGCATACAGCGAACTGGGCTTCGATGCCACGGGACCGTTAGCTGTTGAAGTCTTTGCGCTTCCTGCTCAGGGAATGGTTGTTATCGTCACTCGGGGAAAATACGATCACCAGCAGTACGGTTCGGGTCCCGATGAGGAGCTTCCAGAGGAAGTCTACGAAATGGAAGTCACAATGGAGCACAGTGATTCCATCGTTTACGCGTTTAGCGATTTCGAAGTACTCATAGAAGCGGCTCATATGCTCCGCAGCAACACTACGGAAGCAGGTAAGCTGTATCATTATAGAGGAAAATGGATTTTGCATTTGGAGCCAGAAGAAGTAGAAGAGTCCAAGCTAGCAGCCTTAATCGCGATTCTGGCAGAATTTGGAGAAGGTTCATCCGTAACACCAGCTATGCTGGAAGAGTATGGAAAGCTGGTCATTCCTGAACAGGCAGTTGCTGTCATCTGCACCCATTTTGACAGCCGTTCTTGA
- the ypeB gene encoding germination protein YpeB has protein sequence MYKRLSAVLFPVVTLIMIGAFVWGYQQSQMRREVSSQANRMSIKAENQYQRAFHDLSFHMDQLHSQLGNAVAVHTTSHAMHRKCLMNVWRIASEAQNEVNQLPLNVMPFNHAKDLLSHLSAFSYQTAVRDLDHEPLNEKEISNLKTLYNNSKEISKNMHEVQQKVISKNLRWMDVDMAAGSQTGPKDNTIIDGFKTVDKKVENYKELDWGPSVASIYDKRSVKKLSLPAVDAGQIKRNAADFTGKPESQIRVNENGKGTEWASFTATLLNKQQPVATMDFTKKGGKLISYHDMRSVGPKKATRNEAVRYASEYLEQKGYKGMKPVAYDESGNLANITFASQQGDVIIYPEKITVRSGLDNGQVIGFQCSDYVYEHSHLRRIPQAKLNLNEARAKLNPEFRETYHRKALIENELSNEVLCYEFGGKINGSIYRIYINANTGMEETIEQVKDSDEAQVTASNA, from the coding sequence ATGTATAAGCGACTTAGTGCCGTATTGTTCCCGGTGGTTACCCTGATTATGATAGGAGCATTTGTGTGGGGTTATCAGCAAAGCCAGATGAGAAGAGAGGTGTCTTCTCAGGCAAATAGAATGTCGATTAAAGCGGAAAATCAATACCAGCGTGCATTTCACGATCTGTCGTTTCATATGGATCAGCTGCATTCCCAACTCGGTAACGCGGTTGCTGTCCATACTACTTCACACGCGATGCACCGCAAATGCTTGATGAACGTGTGGAGAATTGCAAGTGAAGCCCAAAATGAGGTTAATCAGTTGCCTCTCAATGTAATGCCTTTTAATCATGCTAAAGATTTGCTGTCCCATCTATCTGCATTTTCGTATCAGACCGCTGTTCGTGATCTGGATCACGAGCCTTTAAACGAGAAAGAAATTTCGAATCTGAAAACGTTGTATAACAATTCCAAGGAAATTTCGAAAAACATGCATGAGGTGCAGCAAAAGGTCATTAGCAAAAACTTGCGTTGGATGGATGTGGATATGGCGGCAGGTTCTCAAACTGGACCGAAAGACAACACCATTATTGATGGCTTCAAAACCGTGGACAAAAAAGTAGAGAACTACAAAGAACTGGATTGGGGACCGTCTGTTGCGAGCATCTATGATAAGCGCTCAGTGAAAAAGTTGAGTCTCCCGGCGGTGGATGCTGGACAAATTAAGCGGAATGCCGCTGACTTTACAGGAAAACCAGAAAGTCAGATTCGTGTGAACGAAAATGGTAAAGGAACAGAGTGGGCGTCTTTTACGGCTACGTTGCTAAATAAGCAGCAGCCTGTGGCCACAATGGATTTTACGAAAAAGGGTGGCAAGCTCATTTCTTATCATGATATGAGATCAGTAGGTCCTAAAAAAGCAACTCGTAATGAAGCGGTTCGCTATGCAAGTGAGTATCTTGAACAAAAGGGCTACAAAGGAATGAAGCCCGTAGCATATGATGAAAGCGGGAATTTAGCTAACATTACATTTGCGAGCCAACAAGGGGATGTGATTATCTATCCAGAAAAAATCACAGTCAGATCAGGCTTAGATAACGGACAAGTGATTGGTTTTCAATGCAGCGATTATGTATATGAGCACAGTCACCTCCGTCGTATTCCTCAGGCAAAACTGAATTTAAATGAAGCGCGAGCGAAGTTGAATCCTGAGTTTCGCGAAACTTACCACCGCAAAGCACTAATTGAAAATGAACTGTCGAATGAAGTTCTGTGCTATGAATTTGGCGGTAAAATTAACGGTTCCATTTATCGAATTTACATTAACGCGAACACGGGAATGGAAGAAACGATTGAACAAGTAAAAGATTCAGATGAAGCACAAGTTACGGCAAGTAATGCCTAG
- a CDS encoding flagellar brake protein produces the protein MFPKINDVLYIQVAGTDQKEESFEYKSRIAEEDSQNFLIEIPMSQTSGHLKKLFLGEELSIFFMSEGGIKNYFNTHVTGFKDDVLRMVRIHKPAPDSISKIQRRNFLRVKANLEIAVKHGANESRFVAETHDVGGGGVSFQTQGSHHLEEGESLSCWVLVPYKNGTQEHVPFQSEIVRIQQMENDRKLIMLKYEKIADQERQKLIKYCFERQLEFRGKS, from the coding sequence TTGTTTCCAAAAATTAATGATGTGTTATACATACAAGTTGCCGGTACCGATCAGAAGGAGGAATCTTTTGAATATAAGTCGCGTATTGCGGAAGAGGACTCACAGAACTTTCTAATTGAAATTCCCATGTCACAAACAAGCGGACACTTGAAAAAGCTGTTTCTTGGGGAAGAACTGTCTATATTTTTTATGAGTGAGGGTGGAATTAAAAACTATTTTAATACCCACGTTACGGGCTTTAAAGATGACGTCCTCCGGATGGTTCGCATTCACAAGCCTGCTCCGGACAGCATCAGCAAAATTCAGCGTCGAAACTTTCTTAGGGTAAAGGCCAACTTGGAAATTGCGGTTAAGCATGGTGCAAACGAATCTAGATTTGTAGCAGAGACGCATGATGTGGGAGGTGGAGGCGTATCTTTTCAAACTCAGGGCTCACATCATCTTGAAGAAGGAGAATCATTGTCTTGCTGGGTTTTGGTTCCATATAAAAACGGCACTCAAGAGCATGTTCCGTTCCAATCTGAAATTGTACGCATTCAGCAGATGGAAAATGACCGCAAACTCATTATGTTGAAATATGAGAAAATCGCTGATCAGGAGCGCCAAAAACTGATTAAATATTGTTTTGAAAGACAGTTAGAGTTCCGGGGGAAATCGTAA
- a CDS encoding lysophospholipid acyltransferase family protein, translated as MIYTVCASILRLIYRFLFRLEAVGRENVPAEGGVLLCSNHISNLDPPTVGILLKRKVHFMAKAELFNVPVLGPLIDKLGAFPVKRGGVSKESIKLALNILRDGKVMGIFPEGSRGAGGIGKKGAASFALRSGAAAVPVAIIGDYKLFRKTKVIYGKPVNLDAYQKGADVEGDPLELATEAIMSRIRTMKETGEPTND; from the coding sequence ATGATATATACTGTATGCGCCAGTATTTTGCGTCTCATTTACCGCTTTCTGTTTAGGCTTGAGGCGGTAGGCAGGGAAAATGTTCCTGCTGAGGGTGGAGTGCTGTTGTGTTCTAATCATATTAGTAATCTTGACCCTCCTACAGTTGGCATTTTGCTGAAGCGAAAGGTTCACTTTATGGCTAAAGCAGAGCTGTTTAATGTTCCTGTGCTGGGACCACTGATCGACAAACTGGGAGCTTTTCCAGTCAAACGTGGTGGTGTGAGTAAGGAATCCATTAAGCTGGCATTGAACATTTTGCGTGACGGTAAGGTTATGGGGATTTTTCCTGAAGGCTCCAGAGGAGCTGGGGGAATTGGTAAAAAGGGTGCTGCCAGTTTTGCACTGCGTAGTGGAGCGGCTGCCGTTCCAGTCGCCATTATTGGTGATTACAAGCTTTTCCGTAAAACGAAAGTGATATACGGTAAACCTGTTAATTTGGACGCTTACCAAAAGGGTGCCGATGTCGAAGGAGATCCTCTTGAACTGGCAACAGAAGCAATTATGTCACGTATTCGCACAATGAAGGAAACTGGTGAGCCTACGAATGATTGA